A single region of the Brassica rapa cultivar Chiifu-401-42 chromosome A03, CAAS_Brap_v3.01, whole genome shotgun sequence genome encodes:
- the LOC103855638 gene encoding anthranilate synthase alpha subunit 1, chloroplastic isoform X1, with product MSSSMNVATVKPLSFSRRLVPSAVSRGLASSVTVSGYSGKTSAYAPSLRSIKCVSVSPEASIVSDTKKLADASKSTNLVPIFRCIFSDQLTPVLAYRCLVKEDDREAPSFLFESVEPGSQMSSVGRYSVVGAQPAMEIVAKEDKVIVMDHKSGSLTEEYVEDPMEIPRKISESWNPDPQLVQDLPDAFCGGWVGFFSYDTVRYVEKRKLPFSKAPEDDRNLPDMHLGLYDDVVVFDHVEKKAYVIHWIRLDATVPYETAYSNGLQHLENLVSKLHDIAPPKLAAGNVNLQTRQFGPALENSNVTREEYKEAVVNAKEHILAGDIFQIVLSQRFERRTFADPFEVYRALRVVNPSPYMGYLQVCNGETCSCTTMYLFLRWITIDAFNLQARGCILVASSPEILTKVKQNKIVNRPLAGTSRRGKTEVEDKRLEKELLENEKQCAEHIMLVDLGRNDVGKVAKYGSVKVEKLMNIERYSHVMHISSTVTGELQDDLSCWDTLRAALPVGTVSGAPKVKAMELIDELEPTRRGPYSGGFGGVSFTGDMDIALSLRTIVFPTASQYNTMYSYKDANKRREWVAYLQAGAGVVADSDPEDEHRECQNKAAGLARAIDLAESAFVKK from the exons ATGTCTTCCTCGATGAACGTGGCGACGGTGAAGCCTCTGAGCTTCTCTCGCCGCCTCGTCCCCTCTGCGGTTTCTCGCGGACTCGCTTCTTCCGTGACGGTTTCTGGATATTCCGGTAAAACCTCCGCTTACGCGCCTTCTCTCCGTTCGATCAAGTGCGTCTCTGTATCGCCGGAAGCTTCAATAG TAAGTGATACAAAGAAGCTCGCAGATGCTTCTAAGAGCACGAACCTTGTACCAATTTTCCGCTGCATTTTCTCGGATCAGCTCACTCCCGTTCTTGCTTACCGTTGCTTGGTCAAAGAAGATGACCGCGAGGCTCCTAGCTTTCTTTTTGAGTCCGTTGAGCCTGGCTCTCAGATGTCCAGCGTT GGTCGTTATAGCGTTGTTGGGGCTCAGCCTGCGATGGAGATAGTTGCAAAGGAGGATAAAGTTATTGTAATGGATCACAAAAGTGGAAGCTTGACTGAGGAATACGTTGAGGATCCTATGGAGATCCCGAGGAAAATCTCTGAGTCGTGGAACCCTGATCCTCAACTAGTTCAGGACCTTCCTGATGCGTTTTGTG GTGGCTGGGTTGGTTTTTTCTCGTACGACACAGTTCGCTACGTAGAAAAAAGGAAGCTTCCATTTTCAAAGGCGCCTGAGGATGATAGGAACTTGCCAGACATGCATCTTGGTCTATATGACGATGTAGTTGTATTTGATCACGTGGAGAAG AAAGCATATGTTATCCACTGGATTAGACTAGATGCGACCGTTCCCTATGAGACGGCATACAGTAACGGACTGCAGCATTTGGAGAATTTGGTATCCAAGTTACACGATATTGCGCC GCCAAAGCTGGCTGCAGGTAACGTGAATCTTCAGACGCGACAATTTGGACCAGCTCTGGAAAACTCAAACGTGACTCGCGAAGAGTACAAGGAGGCTGTGGTCAATGCTAAAGAACATATACTTGCAGGAGACATATTCCAGATTGTGTTGAGTCAGCGTTTTGAAAGGAGAACGTTTGCAGACCCCTTTGAGGTCTACAGAGCTCTAAGAGTAGTGAATCCAAGTCCGTATATGGGTTATTTGCAGGTCTGTAACGGAGAGACTTGTTCTTGTACAACTATGTATTTGTTCTTGCGGTGGATAACGATTGATGCTTTTAACCTTCAGGCTAGAGGATGTATTTTGGTAGCATCAAGTCCAGAAATTCTCACCAAAGTAAAGCAGAACAAGATAGTGAATCGGCCATTAGCTGGAACCAGCAGGAGAGGGAAAACAGAGGTGGAagataagagattagagaaggagcTGCTAGAGAACGAGAAGCAATGTGCTGAGCACATCatgttggtcgatctcggtCGCAACGACGTTGGGAAAGTTGCCAAATACGGTTCGGTGAAAGTTGAGAAACTTATGAACATCGAACGTTACTCCCATGTTATGCATATCAGCTCCACC GTGACAGGAGAGTTACAAGATGATTTATCTTGCTGGGACACACTACGTGCGGCTCTACCAGTGGGCACAGTTAGCGGCGCACCGAAGGTGAAAGCCATGGAGCTAATCGACGAGCTCGAGCCTACACGGCGAGGACCATACAGTGGAGGTTTTGGTGGAGTCTCGTTTACTGGCGACATGGACATTGCTTTATCACTTAGGACAATAGTTTTCCCGACGGCAAGTCAATACAACACAATGTACTCTTACAAAGATGCTAACAAACGCCGTGAATGGGTGGCTTATCTTCAAGCTGGAGCAGGTGTGGTGGCAGACAGTGACCCGGAGGACGAGCACCGCGAGTGCCAGAACAAAGCCGCTGGTCTTGCCCGAGCCATCGACTTGGCTGAATCCGCTTTTGTTAAAAAATGA
- the LOC103855638 gene encoding anthranilate synthase alpha subunit 1, chloroplastic isoform X2 has translation MSSSMNVATVKPLSFSRRLVPSAVSRGLASSVTVSGYSGKTSAYAPSLRSIKCVSVSPEASIVSDTKKLADASKSTNLVPIFRCIFSDQLTPVLAYRCLVKEDDREAPSFLFESVEPGSQMSSVGRYSVVGAQPAMEIVAKEDKVIVMDHKSGSLTEEYVEDPMEIPRKISESWNPDPQLVQDLPDAFCGGWVGFFSYDTVRYVEKRKLPFSKAPEDDRNLPDMHLGLYDDVVVFDHVEKKAYVIHWIRLDATVPYETAYSNGLQHLENLVSKLHDIAPPKLAAGNVNLQTRQFGPALENSNVTREEYKEAVVNAKEHILAGDIFQIVLSQRFERRTFADPFEVYRALRVVNPSPYMGYLQARGCILVASSPEILTKVKQNKIVNRPLAGTSRRGKTEVEDKRLEKELLENEKQCAEHIMLVDLGRNDVGKVAKYGSVKVEKLMNIERYSHVMHISSTVTGELQDDLSCWDTLRAALPVGTVSGAPKVKAMELIDELEPTRRGPYSGGFGGVSFTGDMDIALSLRTIVFPTASQYNTMYSYKDANKRREWVAYLQAGAGVVADSDPEDEHRECQNKAAGLARAIDLAESAFVKK, from the exons ATGTCTTCCTCGATGAACGTGGCGACGGTGAAGCCTCTGAGCTTCTCTCGCCGCCTCGTCCCCTCTGCGGTTTCTCGCGGACTCGCTTCTTCCGTGACGGTTTCTGGATATTCCGGTAAAACCTCCGCTTACGCGCCTTCTCTCCGTTCGATCAAGTGCGTCTCTGTATCGCCGGAAGCTTCAATAG TAAGTGATACAAAGAAGCTCGCAGATGCTTCTAAGAGCACGAACCTTGTACCAATTTTCCGCTGCATTTTCTCGGATCAGCTCACTCCCGTTCTTGCTTACCGTTGCTTGGTCAAAGAAGATGACCGCGAGGCTCCTAGCTTTCTTTTTGAGTCCGTTGAGCCTGGCTCTCAGATGTCCAGCGTT GGTCGTTATAGCGTTGTTGGGGCTCAGCCTGCGATGGAGATAGTTGCAAAGGAGGATAAAGTTATTGTAATGGATCACAAAAGTGGAAGCTTGACTGAGGAATACGTTGAGGATCCTATGGAGATCCCGAGGAAAATCTCTGAGTCGTGGAACCCTGATCCTCAACTAGTTCAGGACCTTCCTGATGCGTTTTGTG GTGGCTGGGTTGGTTTTTTCTCGTACGACACAGTTCGCTACGTAGAAAAAAGGAAGCTTCCATTTTCAAAGGCGCCTGAGGATGATAGGAACTTGCCAGACATGCATCTTGGTCTATATGACGATGTAGTTGTATTTGATCACGTGGAGAAG AAAGCATATGTTATCCACTGGATTAGACTAGATGCGACCGTTCCCTATGAGACGGCATACAGTAACGGACTGCAGCATTTGGAGAATTTGGTATCCAAGTTACACGATATTGCGCC GCCAAAGCTGGCTGCAGGTAACGTGAATCTTCAGACGCGACAATTTGGACCAGCTCTGGAAAACTCAAACGTGACTCGCGAAGAGTACAAGGAGGCTGTGGTCAATGCTAAAGAACATATACTTGCAGGAGACATATTCCAGATTGTGTTGAGTCAGCGTTTTGAAAGGAGAACGTTTGCAGACCCCTTTGAGGTCTACAGAGCTCTAAGAGTAGTGAATCCAAGTCCGTATATGGGTTATTTGCAG GCTAGAGGATGTATTTTGGTAGCATCAAGTCCAGAAATTCTCACCAAAGTAAAGCAGAACAAGATAGTGAATCGGCCATTAGCTGGAACCAGCAGGAGAGGGAAAACAGAGGTGGAagataagagattagagaaggagcTGCTAGAGAACGAGAAGCAATGTGCTGAGCACATCatgttggtcgatctcggtCGCAACGACGTTGGGAAAGTTGCCAAATACGGTTCGGTGAAAGTTGAGAAACTTATGAACATCGAACGTTACTCCCATGTTATGCATATCAGCTCCACC GTGACAGGAGAGTTACAAGATGATTTATCTTGCTGGGACACACTACGTGCGGCTCTACCAGTGGGCACAGTTAGCGGCGCACCGAAGGTGAAAGCCATGGAGCTAATCGACGAGCTCGAGCCTACACGGCGAGGACCATACAGTGGAGGTTTTGGTGGAGTCTCGTTTACTGGCGACATGGACATTGCTTTATCACTTAGGACAATAGTTTTCCCGACGGCAAGTCAATACAACACAATGTACTCTTACAAAGATGCTAACAAACGCCGTGAATGGGTGGCTTATCTTCAAGCTGGAGCAGGTGTGGTGGCAGACAGTGACCCGGAGGACGAGCACCGCGAGTGCCAGAACAAAGCCGCTGGTCTTGCCCGAGCCATCGACTTGGCTGAATCCGCTTTTGTTAAAAAATGA
- the LOC103855636 gene encoding signal recognition particle receptor subunit beta: MENLEDLKMMAEQWSNQGIEYLQKIPQDQLYAAVGVLLFTTVLLLLSIRLVRRTKSNTVLLSGLSGSGKTVLFYQLRDGSSHQGTVTSMEPNEGTFVLHSENAKKGKVKPVHLVDVPGHSRLRPKLEEFLPQAAAIVFVVDALEFLPNCRAASEYLYDILTNANVVKKKIPVLLCCNKTDKLTAHTKEFIRKQMEKEIEKLRASRSAVSTADIANDYTIGIEGEVFSFSHCCNKVTVAEASGLNGETVQVQDFIREYIKP; encoded by the exons ATGGAGAATTTGGAAGATCTGAAAATGATGGCGGAGCAGTGGTCGAATCAAGGTATTGAGTATCTTCAGAAGATACCTCAAGATCAGCTCTATGCCGCCGTTGGTGTTCTCTTGTTTACAACCGTTTTGCTCCTCTTATCAA TTCGCTTGGTGAGGCGTACCAAATCAAACACTGTGCTCCTTTCTGGGCTCAGTGGAAGTGGAAAGACTGTGCTCTTCTATCAA CTCCGAGATGGATCATCCCATCAGGGTACTGTAACATCAATGGAACCGAATGAAGGCACTTTCGTTCTTCACTCCGAAAACGCTAAG AAAGGAAAAGTCAAGCCTGTTCATCTTGTTGATGTTCCTGGACACTCTCGGCTTCGACCTAAGCTGGAAGAGTTCTTGCCCCAAGCAGCTGCTATTGTCTTTGTTGTAGACGCCTTGGAGTTCCTCCCTAACTGTCGTGCAGCTTCAGA GTACCTATACGACATTCTGACGAATGCCAACGTTGTCAAGAAGAAGATACCAGTCCTCCTTTGCTGTAACAAGACGGATAAACTCACCGCGCACACCAAGGAGTTCATCAGGAAGCAGATGGAGAAAGAAAT TGAGAAACTGAGAGCTTCAAGGAGTGCAGTATCTACAGCTGATATAGCCAACGACTACACCATTGGAATCGAAGGAGAAGTGTTCTCCTTCTCGCATTGCTGTAACAAAGTCACTGTCGCTGAAGCATCTGGACTCAATGGAGAAACTGTTCAGGTCCAAGACTTCATTCGTGAATACATCAAGCCCTGA
- the LOC103855637 gene encoding cytochrome P450 90A1 has translation MQKPPACPLSHLHIYSLYPFLSIIIMAFSFSFTALALLISSLAAAFLLLFRRTRYLRMGLPPGSLGFPLIGETLQLIKAYKTEDPEPFIDERVARYGSVFTTHLFGEPTVFSADAETNRFVLQNEGKLFECAYPASISNLMGKHSLIRMEGSLHKRMHSFTMSFANASAMKDHLMVDIDRLVRFNLGSWSSRVLLMEESKKMTFDVAVKQLTSFDPGEWSENLRKEYHLVIEGFFSLSHPLFSTTYRKAIKARRKVAEALTAVIMERREEEKEGAERKTDMLAALIAADDGFSDEEIVDFFVAILVDAYETTPTIMTLAVKFLTETPLALAQLKEEHEKIRAMKSDSESLEWSDYKSMTFTQCVVNETLRVANVIGGVFRRAMTDVEINGYKIPKGWKVFLSFRGVHLDPNNFNDARTFNPWRWQSNSVTTSPSKVFTPFGGGPRICPGYELARVAISVFLHHLVTSFSWVHEEKDKMVFFPTTRTQKRYPITVKRRGGGLSST, from the exons ATGCAGAAACCCCCAGCGTGCCCACTCTCCCATCTCCATATATACTCCCTCTATCCTTTCCTCTCTATCATCATCATggccttctccttctccttcaccGCCCTCGCCCTCCTCATCTCCTCCCTCGCAGCCGCTTTCCTCCTCCTCTTTCGCCGCACCCGTTACCTTCGGATGGGACTTCCTCCAGGAAGTCTCGGCTTTCCTCTCATAGGCGAGACTCTGCAGCTGATCAAAGCTTACAAGACAGAGGATCCTGAGCCTTTCATCGACGAGAGAGTGGcccggtacggttcggttttcaCGACGCACCTATTTGGTGAACCGACGGTTTTCTCTGCTGATGCGGAAACGAACCGGTTCGTTCTCCAGAACGAAGGGAAGCTCTTCGAGTGCGCTTATCCAGCTTCTATAAGTAATCTCATGGGGAAACACTCTTTGATTCGTATGGAAGGTTCTTTGCATAAACGTATGCACTCTTTTACCATGAGCTTCGCTAATGCTTCAGCCATGAAAGACCATCTCATGGTTGATATTGACCGGTTAGTCCGGTTTAATCTCGGTTCTTGGTCCTCTCGTGTTCTCCTTATGGAAGAATCCAAAAAG ATGACGTTTGACGTAGCAGTGAAGCAGCTCACGAGCTTTGATCCAGGGGAGTGGAGTGAGAATTTAAGGAAAGAGTATCATCTTGTTATCGAAGggttcttctctctttctcacccTCTCTTCTCCACCACTTACCGCAAAGCCATCAAA GCGCGGAGGAAGGTGGCGGAGGCGTTGACGGCGGTGATTATGGAGAGGAgggaggaggagaaggaaggAGCGGAGAGAAAAACAGATATGCTCGCGGCGTTGATAGCGGCGGATGATGGCTTTTCCGATGAAGAGATTGTTGATTTCTTTGTGGCTATACTCGTCGATGCTTATGAAACAACGCCTACTATCATGACTCTCGCCGTTAAGTTTCTTACCGAAACTCCTCTAGCTCTTGCTCAACTCAAG GAAGAGCATGAAAAGATTAGGGCAATGAAGAGCGATTCTGAGAGTCTTGAATGGAGTGATTACAAGTCAATGACATTCACACAATGT GTGGTTAACGAGACTCTGAGAGTAGCTAACGTCATCGGCGGTGTTTTCAGGCGGGCAATGACGGATGTTGAGATCAATG gttATAAGATTCCAAAAGGGTGGAAGGTGTTCTTATCGTTTAGAGGAGTTCATTTAGATCCAAACAACTTCAACGACGCTCGCACTTTCAACCCTTGGAGATGGCag AGCAACTCGGTAACAACAAGCCCTTCTAAAGTGTTCACACCGTTTGGTGGAGGACCAAGGATATGTCCTGGTTACGAGCTAGCTAGGGTTGCAATCTCTGTTTTCCTTCACCACCTAGTGACAAGCTTCAG TTGGGTTCATGAAGAGAAAGACAAGATGGTTTTCTTTCCAACTACAAGAACACAGAAACGGTACCCGATCACCGTGAAGCGACGTGGTGGTGGCTTATCATCTACttaa
- the LOC103855634 gene encoding probable 2-oxoglutarate-dependent dioxygenase At5g05600: protein MTKNKKEVNIETRKGSTMDEWPEPIVRVQSLAESNLSSLPDRYIKPASQRPTTIEEAPAATNIPIIDLEGLFSEDGSPDEAIMAQISEACREWGFFQVLNHGVRPELMDAARENWREFFHLPVNEKETYRNSPKTYEGYGSRLGVEKGAILDWSDYYFLHLLPLHLKDFNKWPSFPPTIREVIDEYGKEVVNLCGRVMKVLSLNLGLKEDEFQDAFGGENIGACLRVNYYPKCPRPELALGLSSHSDPGGMTILLPDDQVFGLQVRKNDMWITVKPHPHAFIVNIGDQIQILSNSAYKSVEHRVIVNSEKERVSLAFFYNPKSDIPIQPLQELVSTHNPPLYPPMTFDQYRLFIRTQGPQGKSHVESHVSPR, encoded by the exons ATGACCAAGAACAAGAAGGAAGTGAATATCGAGACAAGGAAAGGGTCCACGATGGATGAGTGGCCTGAGCCAATCGTCAGAGTTCAGTCCTTAGCCGAGAGCAACCTCTCCTCTCTCCCCGACCGCTACATCAAACCAGCATCTCAACGTCCCACCACGATAGAGGAGGCTCCTGCCGCGACCAACATACCAATCATTGACCTTGAAGGACTCTTCTCGGAAGACGGGTCGCCAGACGAGGCCATCATGGCTCAGATATCGGAGGCTTGCCGTGAGTGGGGATTCTTCCAGGTGTTGAACCATGGTGTGAGGCCAGAGCTGATGGACGCGGCTAGGGAGAATTGGAGAGAGTTTTTCCACTTGCCGGTTAATGAGAAGGAGACTTATAGAAACTCACCAAAAACCTATGAAGGATATGGAAGCAGACTAGGAGTTGAGAAAGGAGCCATTCTTGACTGGAGTGATTATTactttctccatcttcttcctcttcatttgAAAGACTTCAACAAGTGGCCTTCTTTTCCTCCCACCATTAG agaaGTGATCGATGAGTATGGCAAGGAAGTAGTGAACCTATGCGGGAGAGTCATGAAGGTATTATCGTTAAACTTAGGATTAAAGGAGGATGAGTTTCAAGATGCTTTTGGAGGTGAAAACATAGGGGCATGTTTGAGGGTTAATTATTATCCAAAATGCCCTCGACCAGAGCTGGCTCTAGGTCTCTCCTCCCACTCTGATCCTGGCGGTATGACTATTCTCTTACCAGACGATCAAGTCTTCGGTCTTCAAGTCCGTAAAAATGACATGTGGATCACCGTCAAGCCTCATCCTCATGCGTTCATCGTTAATATCGGTGATCAAATTcag ATACTAAGCAACTCAGCATACAAGAGTGTGGAGCATAGAGTGATAGTGAACtcggagaaagagagagtttcgcTTGCTTTCTTCTACAATCCTAAAAGCGATATACCAATCCAACCATTACAAGAACTTGTATCCACTCATAATCCTCCTTTATATCCTCCAATGACCTTTGATCAATACAGACTCTTTATCAGAACTCAAGGTCCACAAGGCAAATCTCATGTTGAATCTCATGTCTCTCCTCGTTAA
- the LOC103855635 gene encoding PHD finger protein ALFIN-LIKE 7 — translation MFRRVVPSSSSSAQNGDMLRRVTTSSPLIRDDYIPRTVEHIFINYRLRRVGMLRAFGTDVGTLYNLCDPGYKENLSLYGYPDGTWDVQEARMLLPPNLPEPTVGINLARDRMRAIDWVTVVAEHCDSWLLSLAFLFGVGLSHDDRERLFERINGLPTLAEKVKEYYPGQLIQSRIQQANLEN, via the exons ATGTTCCGCCGTGTagttccttcttcttcttcttccgcaCAAAACGGCGACATGCTCCGTCGTGTAACAACTTCTTCCCCACTGATACGCGATGACTACATCCCAAGAACCGTCGAGCATATCTTCATAAATTATAGATTACGTCGCGTCGGCATGCTTCGAGCTTTCGGTACAG ATGTTGGAACTTTATACAATTTATGCGATCCGG GTTATAAGGAGAATCTGTCTTTATACGGATACCCGGATGGGACATGGGACGTGCAAGAAGCACGCATGCTGCTTCCTCCTAATCTTCCCGAGCCAACGGTTGGAATCAACTTAGCCAGAGATCGTATGAGGGCTATTGATTGGGTGACGGTGGTGGCTGAGCACTGTGATTCTTGGTTGCTCTCTCTTGCTTTCCTTTTCGGTGTTGGCCTTAGTCATGATGACAG GGAGCGTCTATTCGAGAGGATCAATGGTCTCCCAACTCTTGCTGAAAAAGTGAAGGAATACTATCCAGGACAGTTAATCCAATCAAGGATCCAGCAAGCAAATCTAGAAAACTAG